The Salvia splendens isolate huo1 chromosome 21, SspV2, whole genome shotgun sequence genome includes a window with the following:
- the LOC121784383 gene encoding uncharacterized protein LOC121784383 yields MAEKQQSAYPANGYVRSGDTEAAAAHDAMREQRKKKRNKCILYVLLFIVFQTAIITVFALTIMKVRTPRFRIRGAAITDFNAGTAASPSLRATITPEFTVKNANFGRYKYRSTTVEFFYRGTRVGQISVPNSKAGWRSTKRFIHSAVELNLSGSPQLAEDLRAGVVPITSTARMGGKVELIFIMKKNKATNMNCTMEIVTASPHTFRNIACK; encoded by the coding sequence ATGGCTGAGAAGCAGCAATCAGCATATCCGGCCAACGGCTACGTAAGGAGCGGCGACACAGAGGCGGCCGCCGCTCACGACGCCATGAGAGAGCAGCGCAAGAAGAAACGCAACAAATGCATCCTCTACGTCCTCCTCTTCATTGTCTTCCAAACCGCAATCATCACTGTTTTCGCCTTAACAATTATGAAAGTCCGAACGCCCAGATTCCGCATCCGCGGCGCCGCCATCACCGATTTCAACGCCGGCACTGCGGCGAGCCCGTCGCTGCGGGCCACCATAACTCCCGAATTCACGGTGAAGAATGCCAACTTCGGGCGCTACAAATACAGGAGCACCACCGTCGAATTCTTCTACAGAGGGACCAGAGTTGGGCAGATTTCAGTCCCGAACTCGAAAGCCGGGTGGAGATCGACCAAGAGATTCATTCACTCCGCCGTCGAGTTGAATCTCAGCGGCAGCCCTCAGCTCGCCGAGGATTTGAGAGCGGGAGTGGTGCCGATCACGAGCACGGCGAGGATGGGAGGGAAAGTGGAGCTCATCTTCATCATGAAGAAGAACAAAGCTACCAATATGAATTGCACAATGGAAATCGTCACTGCCTCACCGCACACCTTTAGGAACATCGCCTGCAAATGA
- the LOC121784384 gene encoding uncharacterized protein LOC121784384: MAEKDQQSAYPANGYARSGDTEAATAAAAHDATRAQRKKKRNKCILYILLFIVFQTAIITAFALTIMKVRTPRFRIRGAAITDFNAGTAASPSLRATITPEFTVKNANFGRYKYRNTTVEFFYRGTRVGQVSVPNSKAGWRSTKRFTHSAFELNLSGSPQLAEDLTAGVVPITSTARMGGKVELIFIMKKNKATNMNCTMNIVTATPQSFSNILCR; the protein is encoded by the coding sequence ATGGCCGAAAAGGATCAACAATCAGCATACCCGGCCAACGGCTATGCACGCAGCGGCGACACGGAGGCCGCCACTGCTGCCGCCGCTCACGACGCCACGAGAGCTCAGCGGAAGAAGAAGCGCAACAAATGCATCCTCTACATCCTCCTCTTCATCGTCTTCCAAACCGCAATCATAACCGCATTCGCCCTAACAATTATGAAAGTCCGAACTCCCAGATTCCGCATCCGCGGCGCCGCCATCACTGATTTCAACGCCGGCACTGCGGCGAGTCCGTCGCTGCGGGCCACCATAACTCCCGAATTCACGGTGAAGAACGCCAACTTCGGGCGCTACAAGTACCGCAACACCACAGTCGAATTCTTCTACAGAGGAACCAGAGTGGGGCAGGTTTCCGTCCCGAACTCGAAAGCCGGTTGGAGATCCACTAAGAGATTCACTCACTCCGCATTCGAGTTGAATCTCAGCGGCAGCCCTCAGCTTGCTGAAGATTTGACCGCCGGAGTTGTGCCGATCACGAGCACGGCGAGGATGGGAGGGAAAGTGGAACTCATTTTCATCATGAAGAAGAACAAAGCTACTAATATGAATTGCACCATGAATATCGTCACTGCCACGCCGCAGAGTTTTAGCAACATCTTATGCAGATGA
- the LOC121784385 gene encoding late embryogenesis abundant protein At1g64065-like yields the protein MAEKEQQSPLPLAPARYGLSRSDAEAAANPAEQRRININKRRKCLLFVFLFAVLQTGIILLFTFTVMRIRTPKFRVLTATLELSNSSVALPGNGSLRVAMTAELGVKNSNFGRFRYGRTALYFFYNGAQVGEAAAGGGRANWRSTERLKVKVDLNVADSAQLERDLTAGVVALTSRAEMRGDVRLAMVFEKKRSAEMNCSMEIVTGNLKL from the exons ATGGCTGAAAAGGAGCAACAATCGCCACTTCCACTAGCACCGGCCCGCTACGGCCTTTCCCGGAGCGACGCCGAGGCCGCTGCCAACCCAGCCGAGCAGAGAAGAATAAACATAAACAAACGTAGAAAATGCTTGCTCTTCGTTTTCCTCTTCGCAGTTCTCCAAACCGGAATCATACTCCTCTTCACTTTCACCGTGATGAGGATCAGAACTCCGAAATTCCGCGTGCTTACCGCCACGCTGGAGTTGTCCAACTCCAGCGTGGCGCTGCCAGGAAACGGCTCGCTGAGGGTGGCAATGACCGCGGAGCTCGGCGTCAAGAACTCCAATTTCGGCCGTTTCAGGTACGGAAGAACGGCCTTGTATTTCTTCTACAACGGCGCGCAGGTGGGGGAGGCGGCGGCGGGGGGCGGCCGCGCGAACTGGCGGTCGACTGAGAGGCTGAAGGTGAAGGTGGATTTGAATGTGGCTGATTCGGCGCAGCTTGAGCGTGATTTGACGGCTGGAGTGGTGGCGCTGACGAGCCGAGCCGAGATGAGGGGTGATGTGAGGCTGGCGATGGTGTTTGAGAAGAAGAGGTCGGCTGAGATGAATTGTAGCATGGAAATTGTTACGGGAAATCTAAAG CTTTGA
- the LOC121785411 gene encoding reticulon-like protein B1, whose translation MADHASEHEKHVSAAESLIDKITDKFHGSGSSSSDSDDDGDLKSKASAMKAKIYRLFGREKPVHKVLGGGKPADIFLWRDKKVTGGVLGLATAIWVLFELLEYHLLTLVCHILILGLAVVFLWSNASTFINKSPPKIPEVVLPQDVVLGVASALRTEINSLFVLLRVVASGRDLKKFLAVIAGLWTVSMLGSCFNSLTLFYICFVLLHTVPVLYEKYEDQVDAFAEKAEAEFKKQYAVFDAKVLSKIPKGPLKDKKFA comes from the exons ATGGCCGATCACGCCAGTGAGCACGAGAAGCACGTATCTGCTGCTGAATCACTGATCGACAAGATCACGGACAAATTTCACGGCAGCGGCTCGTCGTCATCTGACTCCGACGATGACGGTGACCTCAAATCCAAGGCATCTGCCATGAAGGCTAAGATCTACCGTTTGTTCGGCCGCGAGAAGCCTGTGCACAAGGTTTTGGGCGGCGGAAAAC CTGCTGACATTTTCCTATGGAGGGACAAGAAAGTTACTGGTGGTGTGCTAGGTCTTGCTACTGCAATTTGGGTGCTTTTTGAATTGCTTGAGTATCACCTGCTCACGCTAGTTTGCCACATCCTGATTCTTGGTTTGGCAGTCGTTTTCTTGTGGTCAAATGCATCAACCTTCATCAACAA GTCCCCGCCAAAGATCCCTGAAGTTGTTCTTCCTCAGGATGTTGTCCTCGGTGTAGCATCAGCCCTTAGGACAGAAATCAACTCACTTTTTGTCTTGCTTCGAGTTGTAGCATCTGGGCGAGATTTGAAGAAATTCCTTGCT GTGATTGCTGGCCTTTGGACTGTGTCAATGCTTGGATCCTGCTTCAACTCCCTCACCCTGTTCTACATAT GTTTCGTTTTGCTGCACACGGTTCCCGTTCTTTATGAAAAGTACGAAGATCAGGTTGATGCTTTTGCTGAGAAGGCTGAGGCCGAGTTCAAAAAACAATATGCTGTGTTTGATGCCAAGGTTTTGAGTAAAATTCCAAAAGGCCCTCTTAAAGATAAGAAGTTCGCTTAG
- the LOC121783355 gene encoding F-box protein At5g52880-like, which yields MVTRNRKINTCAAGRFNNPIDRYQSLSIKECLSKPSQYFFASKQLSFLLKNAYSKFPKNLQSLIFQDTIFAFRLLPEMQTQSAISAANSLLQSAEFALPRQKRALAVTEHKHAVVASKRKSKTNKDEVIDQLPQDVLVHIFGFLDVKSLLSASAVCRSWNGAAGDNCLWKLLYDTYFGNCENVVKNKGLETVGTSKNEMSQPDSITAFGVNYRFAFEAAYKDEKLGCCTGYCSSCRSIVWLNRNRCSNQTGRRNEVEHQIMPISIEKIDDFILNGFVSSESSSDSDSDTDDEFALRLWAYPRQY from the exons ATGGTTACCCGGAATCGAAAAATCAATACTTGTGCAGCTGGGAGATTCAACAACCCAATTGATCGATACCAATCTTTATCAATCAAAGAATGCCTCTCCAAACCCTCCCAATATTTCTTCGCATCTAAACAATTGAGCTTTCTTCTTAAAAATGCCTATTCTAAGTTCCCCAAAAATCTTCAATCGCTCATTTTTCAGGATACAATTTTCGCTTTCCGCCTTCTCCCCGA GATGCAGACGCAGTCAGCAATTTCAGCTGCTAATTCTCTTCTGCAAAGTGCGGAATTTGCTTTGCCGAGGCAAAAGAGAGCATTGGCTGTCACGGAACACAAACATGCAGTTGTTGCAAGTAAGAGAAAATCCAAGACAAATAAAGATGAAG TTATAGATCAGCTTCCTCAGGATGTTCTTGTACACATATTTGGCTTCTTAGATGTGAAATCTCTACTTTCTGCTTCTGCAGTCTGCCG GTCATGGAATGGTGCTGCTGGTGACAACTGTCTATGGAAATTGTTGTATGACACTTACTTTGGCAATTGTGAGAATGTTGTGAAGAACAAGGGACTTGAAACAGTTGGAACGAGTAAAAATGAGATGAGTCAGCCTGACAGCATTACAGCATTTGGTGTTAACTATAGATTTGCATTCGAAGCGGCCTATAAAG aTGAAAAACTGGGATGTTGTACAGGATACTGTTCAAGTTGCCGTTCAATCGTATGGCTTAATCGCAACAGATGTTCCAATCAGACCGGTAGAAGAAATGAAGTAGAGCACCAAATCATGCCTATATCAATAGAAAAG ATTGATGACTTCATTTTAAATGGCTTTGTGTCATCTGAGTCTTCCTCAGATAGTGACAGTGATACCGATGATGAGTTTGCCTTGAGGCTATGGGCCTATCCTAGACAATATTAG